One window from the genome of Vespula pensylvanica isolate Volc-1 chromosome 11, ASM1446617v1, whole genome shotgun sequence encodes:
- the LOC122632913 gene encoding nucleolar protein 12: MLDVNEKKKKQNKRKSITLVFDENKRRQFLGGFHKRKVQRQKRAQEELQKQLKEEKKRIKQDARERYKKLLSNRDVPELEKLLSEQEFETENHRVSILEMDIDSLYEKNKCIGINKVIDNKKESEKEENMEIDEKSTAEISIQGMEGKNIESAKDLKRAIKQAALKEVKKSKAFQQKNRLEHNKNKRQSIKKKKKQQKILKKREGKFKKKVKH; the protein is encoded by the exons ATGTTAgacgtaaatgaaaaaaagaaaaagcaaaataaacgaaaaagtatTACTTTAGTATTTGACGAGAATAAAAGACG acaATTTTTAGGAGGTTTTCATAAGCGCAAAGTCCAACGACAAAAAAGAGCTCAAGAGGAATTACAAAAGCaactgaaagaagaaaaaaaaagaataaaacaagat gCACGTGAACGttacaaaaaattgttatcaaaCCGTGATGTACCAGAACTTGAGAAATTATTGTCAGAACAAGAATTTGAAACAGAAAATCACAGAGTTAGCATTTTAGAAATGGATATCGATtcattatatgaaaaaaataaatgtattggAATAAACAAAGTAAttgacaataaaaaagaatctgaaaaggaagaaaatatggaAATTGATGAGAAATCTACAGCAGAAATTTCGATACAGGGaatggaaggaaaaaatattgaatcagCAAAGGATTTAAAACGAGCCATTAAACAAGCTGCAttaaaagaagtgaaaaaaagtaaagcatttcaacaaaaaaacaGATTAGAACATAACAAGAACAAAAGGCaaagcattaaaaaaaagaaaaaacaacaaaaaatattaaaaaaacgagaagggaaatttaaaaaaaaagtgaagcattaa
- the LOC122632911 gene encoding ras-like GTP-binding protein Rho1 isoform X1, which translates to MSGLRFFSYNHIFDLLVEITFLVSSLVLFTYSSCSWVKAAFRRDKRDAERKTKNMGCNAGRCLGPDDTGYPGSGFMAAIRKKLVIVGDGACGKTCLLIVFSKDQFPEVYVPTVFENYVADIEVDGKQVELALWDTAGQEDYDRLRPLSYPDTDVILMCFSIDSPDSLENIPEKWTPEVKHFCPNVPIILVGNKKDLRNDPNTIKELGKMKQEPVKPEEGRSMAEKINAFAYLECSAKSKEGVREVFETATRAALQVKKKKKGRCRLL; encoded by the exons ATGAGTGGACTAAGATTTTTTTCCTATAATCATATCTTCGATTTGCTCGTAGAGATTACGTTTCTAGTTTCTAGTTTAGTACTTTTTACCTATTCGTCTTGTTCGTGGGTAAAGGCAGCCTTTCGCAGAGATAAAAG AGACGCTGAAAGAAAGACTAAAAACATGGGATGCAATGCGGGCCGATGCCTCGGTCCAGACGATACGGGGTACCCTGGATCAG GATTCATGGCAGCCATTAGGAAGAAGTTAGTTATCGTGGGGGATGGTGCTTGTGGTAAAACATGTTTACTCATAGTGTTCAGCAAAGATCAATTCCCTGAAGTATATGTACCTACTGTCTTTGAGAATTATGTTGCTGATATCGAAGTGGATGGTAAGCAG gTTGAATTGGCTCTTTGGGACACAGCTGGGCAAGAAGATTATGATAGATTACGTCCATTATCATACCCTGACACAGATGTTATCTTGATGTGTTTCTCCATTGATAGTCCTGATTCCCTGGAAAACATTCCTGAGAAATGGACACCAGAGGTGAAACATTTCTGCCCAAATGTACCCATTATTCTTGTGGGGAATAAAAAAGACTTGCGCAATGATCCTAATACTATCAAAGAGCTTGGAAAAATGAAGCAAGAACCAGTAAAACCAGAGGAGGGTAGATCCATGGCTGAAAAAATCAATGCCTTCGCATACCTTGAATGCTCTGCCAAGAGCAAGGAAGGAGTCAGGGAAGTCTTTGAGACAGCAACCCGAGCTGCACTTCAA gttaagaagaagaagaagggaagatgTAGGCTTCTTTAA
- the LOC122632907 gene encoding endonuclease III-like protein 1 isoform X1 translates to MYLWREILYKMSKKLKLTALSTSRSLRSNQRINGVTFSKESPYFDRQDDNPSKADHVKNDNSMEIQNKTDEEIVSETINESRKSKSKRVTKKRNVSLKIEYEELNKVEQKDESNKEVFMTKIDKEKDEKLQVENTSGWMPSNWKRILENIQEMRKYKTAPVDEMGCHKCPDPNANDSIFRYQCLLALMLSSQTKDQVTHAAMKRLISYGCIPSIIIATPNDVLVKLIQPVGFANISNYFQRKAEYIKRTSVILVDKYNSDIPKTIKELCDLPGVGPKMAHICMQIAWGEVSGIGVDTHVHRICNRLNWVKKSTKTPEETRKELEEWLPKDLWNEINYLLVGFGQEICLPRFPKCKECLNKDICPFAKKK, encoded by the exons ATGTATTTATGGCGCGAAATACTGTATAAAATGAGTAAAAAGTTGAAATTGACAGCTTTATCGACGTCGAGATCTTTAAGATCTAATCAACGAATTAATGGCGTAACGTTTTCAAAAGAATCACCTTATTTTGATCGGCAAGATGATAATCCGTCTAAGGCAGACCATGTCAAAAACGATAACTCAATggaaattcaaaataaaactgATGAGGAGATTGTGTCAGAAACGATTAATGAATCAAGAAAAtcaaagagtaaaagagtTACCAAGAAACGAAATGTgtcattaaaaatagaatatgaagaattaaataaagttGAACAAAAGGATGAAAGCAATAAAGAAGTTTTTATgacaaaaatagataaagaaaaggatgaaaaactCCAAGTAGAAAATACGTCTGGTTGGATGCCATCCAATTGGAAAcgtattttagaaaatatacaagAAATGCGAAAGTATAAAACTGCACCAGTAGATGAGATGGGTTGTCATAAATGTCCTGATCCAAATGCCAATGATTCAATCTTTAGATATCAATGTTTGTTAGCATTGATGTTAAGCAGTCAAACCAAGGATCAAGTAACACATGCAGCTATGAAACGTTTAATTTCTTATGGTTGTATACCAAGCATTATAATAGCTACACCTAATGATGTTCTTGTAAAGCTTATACAACCAGTTGGATTTGCAAAT atatcaaattattttcagaGAAAAGCTGAATATATCAAAAGAACTTCTGTTATTTTAGTGGATAAATATAACAGTGATATTCCAAAGACTATAAAAGAATTGTGTGATTTACCTGGGGTAGGTCCAAAGATGGCACATATTTGTATGCAAATAGCATGGGGAGAAGTAAGTGGTATTGGGGTAGATACACATGTACATCGTATTTGTAATAGACTTAATTGGGTAAAAAAGTCAACAAAAACACCAgaagaaacaaggaaagaacTGGAGGAATGGTTGCCTAAAGATCTttggaatgaaataaattatctccTTGTTGGATTTGGACAAGAGATTTGTTTACCTCGTTTTCCTAAGTGTAAAGAATGtcttaataaagatatttgtccttttgctaaaaaaaaatga
- the LOC122632914 gene encoding E3 SUMO-protein ligase NSE2-like: MTQSKEVAEELYECYTKTATNIVLYFQDKEKIIDDLKDVVQKNCEIDIKLSMIQEIKEDILNQYNDSNITEKSIQKIIKDYEKAVSKMNINISTNERLLEFNKQLETLLNDVNKNQDSERSNNDEELQLSGSINVIDPISKMRIKDPIKNIICGHTYDRENVMALLKVNKKTRCPMVGCKNKEYIDIANLQTDVVMKVYLQRNPV, from the exons atgactCAGTCGAAAGAAGTAGCAGAAGAGTTGTACGAGTGTTATACGAAAACTGCTACAAATATAGTTTTATACTTTC AAGATAAGGAGAAGATAATTGATGATTTGAAAGATGTGGTACAAAAAAACTgtgaaatagatattaaattaagtatgattcaagaaataaaggaagataTCTTAAATCAgtataatgatagtaatattaCAGAGAAAAGTATACAGAAAATTATCAAG GATTATGAGAAAGCTGTGTccaaaatgaatattaatatatccaCAAATGAAAGACtattagaatttaataaacaattggAAACATTATTGAATG ATGTAAACAAAAATCAGGATTCTGAAAGAAGTAACAATGATGAAGAATTACAATTGTCAGGTTCTATAAATGTAATAGATCCTATCTCAAAAATGAGGATAAAAgatccaataaaaaatattatatgtggACATACTTATGATCGTGAAAATGTCATGGCTTtgttaaaagtaaataaaaaaacaag ATGTCCCATGGTTGGATGCAAGAATAAGGAGTATATAGACATAGCCAATCTTCAAACAGATGTTGTAATGAAAGTATATCTTCAAAGGAATCCTGTTTAA
- the LOC122632907 gene encoding endonuclease III-like protein 1 isoform X2 codes for MYLWREILYKMSKKLKLTALSTSRSLRSNQRINGVTFSKESPYFDRQDDNPSKADHVKNDNSMEIQNKTDEEIVSETINESRKSKSKRVTKKRNVSLKIEYEELNKVEQKDESNKEVFMTKIDKEKDEKLQVENTSGWMPSNWKRILENIQEMRKYKTAPVDEMGCHKCPDPNANDSIFRYQCLLALMLSSQTKDQVTHAAMKRLISYGCIPSIIIATPNDVLVKLIQPVGFANRKAEYIKRTSVILVDKYNSDIPKTIKELCDLPGVGPKMAHICMQIAWGEVSGIGVDTHVHRICNRLNWVKKSTKTPEETRKELEEWLPKDLWNEINYLLVGFGQEICLPRFPKCKECLNKDICPFAKKK; via the exons ATGTATTTATGGCGCGAAATACTGTATAAAATGAGTAAAAAGTTGAAATTGACAGCTTTATCGACGTCGAGATCTTTAAGATCTAATCAACGAATTAATGGCGTAACGTTTTCAAAAGAATCACCTTATTTTGATCGGCAAGATGATAATCCGTCTAAGGCAGACCATGTCAAAAACGATAACTCAATggaaattcaaaataaaactgATGAGGAGATTGTGTCAGAAACGATTAATGAATCAAGAAAAtcaaagagtaaaagagtTACCAAGAAACGAAATGTgtcattaaaaatagaatatgaagaattaaataaagttGAACAAAAGGATGAAAGCAATAAAGAAGTTTTTATgacaaaaatagataaagaaaaggatgaaaaactCCAAGTAGAAAATACGTCTGGTTGGATGCCATCCAATTGGAAAcgtattttagaaaatatacaagAAATGCGAAAGTATAAAACTGCACCAGTAGATGAGATGGGTTGTCATAAATGTCCTGATCCAAATGCCAATGATTCAATCTTTAGATATCAATGTTTGTTAGCATTGATGTTAAGCAGTCAAACCAAGGATCAAGTAACACATGCAGCTATGAAACGTTTAATTTCTTATGGTTGTATACCAAGCATTATAATAGCTACACCTAATGATGTTCTTGTAAAGCTTATACAACCAGTTGGATTTGCAAAT aGAAAAGCTGAATATATCAAAAGAACTTCTGTTATTTTAGTGGATAAATATAACAGTGATATTCCAAAGACTATAAAAGAATTGTGTGATTTACCTGGGGTAGGTCCAAAGATGGCACATATTTGTATGCAAATAGCATGGGGAGAAGTAAGTGGTATTGGGGTAGATACACATGTACATCGTATTTGTAATAGACTTAATTGGGTAAAAAAGTCAACAAAAACACCAgaagaaacaaggaaagaacTGGAGGAATGGTTGCCTAAAGATCTttggaatgaaataaattatctccTTGTTGGATTTGGACAAGAGATTTGTTTACCTCGTTTTCCTAAGTGTAAAGAATGtcttaataaagatatttgtccttttgctaaaaaaaaatga
- the LOC122632911 gene encoding ras-like GTP-binding protein Rho1 isoform X2 yields MGCNAGRCLGPDDTGYPGSGFMAAIRKKLVIVGDGACGKTCLLIVFSKDQFPEVYVPTVFENYVADIEVDGKQVELALWDTAGQEDYDRLRPLSYPDTDVILMCFSIDSPDSLENIPEKWTPEVKHFCPNVPIILVGNKKDLRNDPNTIKELGKMKQEPVKPEEGRSMAEKINAFAYLECSAKSKEGVREVFETATRAALQVKKKKKGRCRLL; encoded by the exons ATGGGATGCAATGCGGGCCGATGCCTCGGTCCAGACGATACGGGGTACCCTGGATCAG GATTCATGGCAGCCATTAGGAAGAAGTTAGTTATCGTGGGGGATGGTGCTTGTGGTAAAACATGTTTACTCATAGTGTTCAGCAAAGATCAATTCCCTGAAGTATATGTACCTACTGTCTTTGAGAATTATGTTGCTGATATCGAAGTGGATGGTAAGCAG gTTGAATTGGCTCTTTGGGACACAGCTGGGCAAGAAGATTATGATAGATTACGTCCATTATCATACCCTGACACAGATGTTATCTTGATGTGTTTCTCCATTGATAGTCCTGATTCCCTGGAAAACATTCCTGAGAAATGGACACCAGAGGTGAAACATTTCTGCCCAAATGTACCCATTATTCTTGTGGGGAATAAAAAAGACTTGCGCAATGATCCTAATACTATCAAAGAGCTTGGAAAAATGAAGCAAGAACCAGTAAAACCAGAGGAGGGTAGATCCATGGCTGAAAAAATCAATGCCTTCGCATACCTTGAATGCTCTGCCAAGAGCAAGGAAGGAGTCAGGGAAGTCTTTGAGACAGCAACCCGAGCTGCACTTCAA gttaagaagaagaagaagggaagatgTAGGCTTCTTTAA
- the LOC122632911 gene encoding ras-like GTP-binding protein Rho1 isoform X3, whose translation MPRERAEGVPCVTNLLHDGFMAAIRKKLVIVGDGACGKTCLLIVFSKDQFPEVYVPTVFENYVADIEVDGKQVELALWDTAGQEDYDRLRPLSYPDTDVILMCFSIDSPDSLENIPEKWTPEVKHFCPNVPIILVGNKKDLRNDPNTIKELGKMKQEPVKPEEGRSMAEKINAFAYLECSAKSKEGVREVFETATRAALQVKKKKKGRCRLL comes from the exons ATGCCTAGGGAGAGGGCTGAGGGAGTGCCATGCGTTACGAATTTACTTCATGACG GATTCATGGCAGCCATTAGGAAGAAGTTAGTTATCGTGGGGGATGGTGCTTGTGGTAAAACATGTTTACTCATAGTGTTCAGCAAAGATCAATTCCCTGAAGTATATGTACCTACTGTCTTTGAGAATTATGTTGCTGATATCGAAGTGGATGGTAAGCAG gTTGAATTGGCTCTTTGGGACACAGCTGGGCAAGAAGATTATGATAGATTACGTCCATTATCATACCCTGACACAGATGTTATCTTGATGTGTTTCTCCATTGATAGTCCTGATTCCCTGGAAAACATTCCTGAGAAATGGACACCAGAGGTGAAACATTTCTGCCCAAATGTACCCATTATTCTTGTGGGGAATAAAAAAGACTTGCGCAATGATCCTAATACTATCAAAGAGCTTGGAAAAATGAAGCAAGAACCAGTAAAACCAGAGGAGGGTAGATCCATGGCTGAAAAAATCAATGCCTTCGCATACCTTGAATGCTCTGCCAAGAGCAAGGAAGGAGTCAGGGAAGTCTTTGAGACAGCAACCCGAGCTGCACTTCAA gttaagaagaagaagaagggaagatgTAGGCTTCTTTAA
- the LOC122632911 gene encoding ras-like GTP-binding protein Rho1 isoform X4 gives MAAIRKKLVIVGDGACGKTCLLIVFSKDQFPEVYVPTVFENYVADIEVDGKQVELALWDTAGQEDYDRLRPLSYPDTDVILMCFSIDSPDSLENIPEKWTPEVKHFCPNVPIILVGNKKDLRNDPNTIKELGKMKQEPVKPEEGRSMAEKINAFAYLECSAKSKEGVREVFETATRAALQVKKKKKGRCRLL, from the exons ATGGCAGCCATTAGGAAGAAGTTAGTTATCGTGGGGGATGGTGCTTGTGGTAAAACATGTTTACTCATAGTGTTCAGCAAAGATCAATTCCCTGAAGTATATGTACCTACTGTCTTTGAGAATTATGTTGCTGATATCGAAGTGGATGGTAAGCAG gTTGAATTGGCTCTTTGGGACACAGCTGGGCAAGAAGATTATGATAGATTACGTCCATTATCATACCCTGACACAGATGTTATCTTGATGTGTTTCTCCATTGATAGTCCTGATTCCCTGGAAAACATTCCTGAGAAATGGACACCAGAGGTGAAACATTTCTGCCCAAATGTACCCATTATTCTTGTGGGGAATAAAAAAGACTTGCGCAATGATCCTAATACTATCAAAGAGCTTGGAAAAATGAAGCAAGAACCAGTAAAACCAGAGGAGGGTAGATCCATGGCTGAAAAAATCAATGCCTTCGCATACCTTGAATGCTCTGCCAAGAGCAAGGAAGGAGTCAGGGAAGTCTTTGAGACAGCAACCCGAGCTGCACTTCAA gttaagaagaagaagaagggaagatgTAGGCTTCTTTAA